In the genome of Triticum urartu cultivar G1812 chromosome 5, Tu2.1, whole genome shotgun sequence, one region contains:
- the LOC125510918 gene encoding histone H1-like — protein sequence MSTDAAAADIPVPQVEATADPVVETTTDAPAGDAKTTKATKAKAAKTPKAPKVKKPSAPRKPKAAPAHPTYAEMVTEAIAALKERGGSSTVAIAKYIEDKHKAHLPANFRKFMLTQIKKLVAAGKLTKVKASYKLTKAPAAPKKPKTKAPAKKKPAAKKKAPAKKPAAKSPAKKKPAAKPKAKAPAKTTKAAAKPKAAAKPKAAAKTTKAAAKPKPAAKTKAPAKPRGRPAKAAKTSAKDAPGKKAPAAAATPKKAAPRKPPTKRSEPVKKAAPAKKTPAKKAKK from the exons ATGTCGACCGACGCCGCTGCCGCCGACATCCCGGTGCCTCAGGTGGAGGCGACCGCCGACCCCGTCGTGGAGACCACGACTGACGCCCCCGCCGGCGACGCGAAGACGACCAAGGCGACCAAGGCCAAGGCCGCCAAGACCCCCAAGGCGCCCAAGGTGAAGAAGCCCTCCGCCCCGAGGAAGCCCAAGGCCGCCCCCGCCCACCCGACCTACGCTGAG ATGGTGACGGAGGCGATCGCCGCGCTGAAGGAGAGAGGCGGGTCGAGCACCGTCGCCATCGCCAAGTACATCGAGGACAAGCACAAGGCGCACCTCCCGGCCAACTTCCGCAAGTTCATGCTGACGCAGATCAAGAAGCTCGTCGCCGCCGGCAAGCTGACCAAGGTCAAGGCCTCCTACAAGCTCACCAAGGCCCCCGcagcgcccaagaagcccaagaccaaggcGCCAGCCAAGAAGAAGCCCGCGGCGAAGAAGAAGGCGCCGGCCAAGAAGCCCGCCGCCAAGTCCCCAGCCAAGAAGAAGCCCGCCGCCaagcccaaggccaaggcccCTGCCAAGACCACCAAGGCCGCCGCCAAGCCCAAGGCGGCAGCGAAGCCCAAGGCCGCCGCCAAGaccaccaaggccgccgcgaAGCCCAAGCCGGCCGCCAAGACGAAGGCGCCCGCCAAGCCTCGGGGCCGCCCCGCCAAGGCCGCCAAGACCTCCGCCAAGGACGCGCCAGGGAAGAaggcgcccgccgccgccgccacccccaAGAAGGCCGCCCCCAGGAAGCCGCCCACCAAGCGGTCGGAGCCGGTGAAGAAGGCCGCGCCCGCCAAGAAGACCCCcgccaagaaggccaagaagTAG